A stretch of the Ensifer sp. PDNC004 genome encodes the following:
- a CDS encoding lipoprotein-releasing ABC transporter permease subunit, with protein sequence MTAVVQDQVQAATQPEKSSSRPFSAFERMVAWRYLRSRRKEAFISVIAGFSFIGIMLGVATLIIVMAVMNGFRTELISRILGINGHMIVQPIDGPLDNYADLATRFSGVKGVTMAIPMVEGQVLAQGVGDSSTGALVRGIRADDLSKMKSVSDHIQSGDLVGFASGTGVAIGSRMAEQLGIQVGGTITLTSPNGDVTPLGMNPRVKAYTVSAIYEIGMSEYDATILFMPLEEAQLFFNAEGLVQSIEIFVEHPDVVDELRQPIEDAAGRQIFITDWRDRNKTFFSALQVERNVMFMILTLIVLVAALNIISGLIMLVKDKGSDIAILRTMGATSGSVMRIFFMTGAAIGVAGTVAGVALGVIVCLNIESIRQFFSWISGTTLFSPELYFLSQLPADMNADETALVIVMALTLSFLATIFPAWRASRLDPVQALRYE encoded by the coding sequence ATGACCGCCGTGGTGCAAGATCAGGTGCAGGCCGCAACGCAGCCTGAAAAGTCCTCCAGCCGACCCTTTTCCGCCTTCGAGCGCATGGTGGCGTGGCGCTACCTGCGCTCCAGGCGCAAGGAAGCCTTCATCTCCGTCATCGCCGGCTTCTCCTTCATCGGCATCATGCTCGGCGTTGCAACGCTGATCATTGTCATGGCCGTCATGAACGGTTTTCGCACCGAGCTCATCTCCCGCATTCTCGGCATCAACGGCCACATGATCGTCCAGCCGATCGACGGTCCGCTCGACAACTACGCTGACCTCGCGACGAGGTTCTCGGGCGTCAAGGGCGTCACCATGGCGATCCCGATGGTCGAGGGGCAGGTTCTGGCGCAAGGTGTGGGCGACAGCTCGACGGGTGCCCTGGTGCGTGGCATCCGCGCCGACGACCTGAGCAAGATGAAGTCGGTTTCCGACCATATCCAGTCCGGCGATCTCGTCGGCTTTGCCTCCGGCACAGGTGTCGCGATCGGATCGCGCATGGCCGAGCAGCTCGGCATTCAGGTCGGCGGCACGATCACGCTGACCTCGCCCAATGGCGACGTGACGCCGCTCGGCATGAACCCGCGCGTCAAGGCCTACACCGTCTCGGCGATCTACGAGATCGGCATGTCGGAATATGACGCGACGATCCTCTTCATGCCGCTTGAGGAAGCGCAGCTGTTCTTCAACGCCGAGGGACTGGTCCAGTCGATCGAGATCTTCGTCGAGCATCCTGACGTCGTCGACGAACTGCGCCAGCCGATCGAGGATGCGGCCGGCCGGCAGATCTTCATCACCGACTGGCGCGACCGCAACAAGACCTTCTTCTCCGCGCTCCAGGTGGAACGCAACGTGATGTTCATGATCCTGACGCTGATCGTGCTGGTCGCGGCGCTCAACATCATCTCGGGCCTTATCATGTTAGTGAAGGACAAGGGCAGCGATATCGCGATCCTGAGAACAATGGGAGCTACGTCGGGCTCGGTAATGCGCATCTTCTTCATGACGGGTGCTGCAATCGGTGTTGCCGGAACGGTCGCGGGCGTGGCGCTCGGCGTCATCGTCTGCCTCAACATCGAATCCATTCGGCAGTTCTTTTCCTGGATTTCGGGAACGACGCTCTTCAGCCCTGAGCTTTATTTCCTCAGCCAGTTGCCGGCCGACATGAACGCCGACGAGACCGCACTCGTCATCGTCATGGCACTGACCCTTTCCTTCCTCGCCACGATCTTTCCGGCCTGGCGCGCCTCGCGCCTCGATCCGGTGCAGGCCCTGCGTTACGAATGA
- the proS gene encoding proline--tRNA ligase, with translation MRLSRFFMPILKENPKEAEIVSHRLMLRTGMVRQQSSGIYTWLPLGKRVLDKVNAVIREEQNRSGAIELLMPTLQSAELWQESGRYDAYGKEMLRIKDRQDRPMLYGPTNEEMITDVFRSYVKSYRDLPLNLYHIQLKFRDEIRPRFGTMRSREFLMKDAYSFDLDREGAEHAYNRMFAAYLRTFARMGLRAIPMRADTGPIGGNLSHEFIILADTGESEVFCHKDFLGFDIPGEDTNFDDVAGLKTIFDKWTSRYAATSEMHDEAAFNAVAEGDRLSARGIEVGHIFYFGTKYSEAMGAKVLGPDGKEHAVHMGSYGIGPTRLVPAIIEASHDDNGIIWPKSIAPFDAVIINMKAGDAACDGACETLYSKLGNAGFDVLLDDRDDRAGAKFATADLIGVPVQVIVGPRSIANGEIELKDRKTGERETLTVEAAINKLIATK, from the coding sequence ATGCGCCTGTCCCGCTTTTTCATGCCCATCCTCAAGGAAAATCCTAAGGAAGCGGAAATCGTTTCCCACCGTCTCATGCTCCGCACGGGCATGGTCCGGCAGCAATCCTCGGGCATCTATACCTGGCTGCCACTCGGCAAGCGGGTTCTCGACAAGGTCAATGCGGTCATCCGCGAAGAGCAGAACCGCTCCGGCGCGATCGAGCTTCTGATGCCGACCCTCCAGTCTGCCGAGCTGTGGCAGGAGAGCGGGCGCTACGACGCCTATGGCAAGGAGATGCTGCGCATCAAGGACCGCCAGGACCGGCCGATGCTTTATGGTCCGACGAACGAGGAAATGATCACGGACGTCTTCCGTTCCTACGTGAAGTCCTACCGCGATCTGCCGCTCAACCTCTATCATATCCAGCTGAAGTTCCGTGACGAGATCCGTCCGCGGTTCGGCACCATGCGCTCGCGCGAATTCCTGATGAAGGATGCCTATTCCTTCGATCTCGATCGGGAAGGGGCCGAGCACGCCTATAACCGCATGTTCGCCGCTTACCTTCGCACCTTCGCGCGCATGGGCCTTCGCGCCATTCCGATGCGTGCCGATACCGGCCCGATCGGCGGCAACCTGAGCCACGAATTCATCATTCTCGCCGACACCGGCGAATCCGAAGTGTTCTGCCATAAGGACTTCCTCGGCTTCGACATTCCGGGCGAAGATACGAATTTCGATGACGTCGCCGGCCTGAAGACGATCTTCGACAAGTGGACCTCGCGTTATGCGGCCACGTCGGAAATGCACGACGAGGCGGCCTTCAACGCTGTGGCCGAAGGCGACCGTCTCTCGGCCCGCGGCATCGAAGTCGGTCACATCTTCTATTTCGGCACCAAGTACTCCGAAGCCATGGGCGCCAAGGTGCTCGGCCCCGACGGCAAGGAGCACGCTGTGCACATGGGCTCCTACGGCATCGGCCCGACCCGTCTGGTGCCGGCGATCATCGAAGCTTCGCATGACGACAACGGCATCATCTGGCCGAAGTCGATCGCGCCGTTCGATGCCGTGATCATCAACATGAAAGCAGGCGACGCCGCTTGCGACGGTGCCTGCGAGACGCTCTACTCGAAACTCGGAAATGCCGGATTCGACGTGCTTCTCGACGATCGCGACGACCGCGCTGGTGCCAAGTTCGCAACGGCCGATCTGATCGGCGTGCCGGTTCAGGTGATCGTCGGACCGCGCTCGATTGCCAATGGTGAAATCGAGCTCAAGGATCGCAAGACCGGCGAGCGCGAGACGCTGACCGTCGAGGCTGCGATCAACAAGCTGATCGCAACGAAGTGA
- a CDS encoding DUF1467 family protein produces the protein MPLFSTFAIYFIIWWITLFAVLPLGVRTQAEENSVVPGSVESAPAKFNAKRVVLLTTIIAAVIQLAWYILSVRLGYGIDSIPRFYPKFY, from the coding sequence ATGCCGCTTTTTTCGACCTTTGCCATCTACTTCATCATCTGGTGGATTACGCTCTTTGCCGTGCTGCCCTTGGGCGTGCGCACCCAAGCGGAAGAAAACAGCGTCGTTCCGGGGAGTGTCGAGAGCGCACCGGCGAAGTTCAACGCCAAGCGGGTCGTGCTTCTGACGACCATAATTGCGGCCGTCATTCAACTCGCCTGGTATATCCTGTCCGTCAGGCTGGGCTACGGCATCGATTCCATTCCGCGTTTCTACCCAAAATTCTATTGA
- the mce gene encoding methylmalonyl-CoA epimerase, with the protein MLGRVNHIAIAVPDLHAAAESYRSTLGASVTEPQALPEHGVTVVFVTLANTKVELLEPLGEGSPIATFLAKSPSGGMHHICYEVENILSARDALRAAGARVLGDGEPKIGAHGKPVLFLHPKDFQGTLIELEEV; encoded by the coding sequence ATGCTTGGAAGAGTGAACCACATCGCCATCGCCGTGCCGGATCTTCACGCGGCCGCCGAAAGCTATCGCTCGACGCTCGGCGCCTCCGTCACCGAGCCGCAGGCTTTGCCAGAACACGGCGTCACTGTCGTGTTCGTTACGCTTGCCAACACCAAGGTCGAACTGCTCGAGCCGCTCGGCGAGGGCTCGCCGATAGCGACCTTCCTGGCGAAGAGCCCTTCGGGTGGGATGCATCACATCTGCTACGAGGTGGAGAACATCCTGTCGGCGCGCGACGCGTTGCGCGCCGCCGGTGCGCGGGTGCTGGGGGATGGCGAGCCGAAGATCGGCGCGCACGGCAAGCCGGTGCTCTTCCTGCATCCCAAGGATTTTCAGGGTACGCTGATCGAGCTCGAAGAGGTGTGA